Proteins encoded together in one Planctomyces sp. SH-PL14 window:
- a CDS encoding sulfatase yields MTRLLCSVFVLAFVASAHSAERPNVIIILADDLGYADIGPFGSTKARTPHLDRMAREGMRLTSHYAAPVCSPCRAALMTGCYPKRSLPIPHVLFPVSEVGLHPDEVTIAEVMKGADYATACIGKWHLGDQPEFLPTRQGFDSYFGLPYSNDMGTAADGSKSNPGQPIPMPKRPAANRAAQPMNDEYGLRGNAQPPLPLLENEKVIERVRIAEQATLTKRYSEKARAFIREHRGDPFFLYLPHTAVHFPHYPAEGARGRSGNGLLNDWIEELDDTVGELFAELREQSLEEKTIVFFTSDNGGSIPHGSINTPLRGTKGQTFEGGIRTPMIAWGPGRIPAGTSSDEVTAMMDLLPTVASLTGAQPPTDRTLDGRDISPILLGREGARSPHETFYYFRGLALEAVRSGPWKLHLKSGELYHLGQDIGERENVAASHPDETARLRTLAARMEGDLGLDGRGPGCRALGRHPNPQPLIPAD; encoded by the coding sequence ATGACCCGCCTCCTCTGCAGCGTGTTCGTGCTGGCATTCGTCGCTTCGGCGCACTCCGCCGAGCGGCCGAACGTCATCATCATCCTCGCGGACGACCTGGGGTATGCGGACATCGGCCCGTTCGGCTCGACGAAGGCCAGGACGCCGCATCTCGACCGGATGGCTCGCGAGGGGATGCGGCTGACGAGCCACTACGCCGCCCCGGTCTGCAGCCCCTGCCGGGCGGCGCTGATGACCGGCTGCTATCCCAAGCGGTCCCTCCCGATCCCCCACGTCCTCTTCCCGGTCTCCGAGGTCGGTCTGCACCCAGACGAGGTGACGATCGCGGAAGTGATGAAGGGGGCGGACTACGCGACCGCCTGCATTGGCAAATGGCATCTGGGGGATCAGCCGGAGTTCCTCCCGACGCGGCAGGGCTTCGACAGCTACTTCGGCCTCCCGTACTCGAACGACATGGGGACGGCAGCCGACGGCTCCAAGAGCAACCCGGGCCAGCCGATCCCGATGCCGAAAAGGCCCGCGGCCAATCGCGCCGCGCAGCCGATGAATGACGAGTACGGTCTGCGGGGGAACGCCCAGCCCCCGCTGCCGCTCCTCGAGAACGAGAAGGTCATCGAGCGGGTCCGGATCGCCGAGCAGGCAACGCTTACAAAGCGGTATTCCGAGAAGGCCCGGGCCTTCATCCGCGAGCACCGCGGCGATCCGTTCTTCCTCTACCTCCCCCACACCGCCGTCCACTTCCCGCACTACCCCGCCGAAGGGGCGCGGGGCCGGTCCGGAAACGGCCTCCTCAACGACTGGATCGAGGAACTCGACGACACCGTGGGGGAACTCTTCGCGGAACTGCGGGAGCAGAGTCTTGAGGAGAAGACGATCGTCTTCTTCACCTCGGACAACGGCGGGTCGATCCCGCACGGATCGATCAACACACCGCTCCGGGGAACGAAGGGCCAGACGTTCGAAGGGGGAATCCGCACGCCGATGATCGCCTGGGGACCGGGGCGGATCCCGGCGGGGACCTCCTCGGATGAGGTCACGGCAATGATGGATCTTCTTCCGACCGTGGCGTCGCTGACCGGCGCTCAGCCTCCGACCGACCGGACGCTCGACGGCCGGGACATCAGCCCCATCCTCCTGGGACGCGAGGGAGCCCGTTCGCCGCACGAGACGTTCTACTACTTCCGCGGGCTCGCCCTGGAGGCAGTCCGGTCCGGCCCCTGGAAGCTGCATCTCAAGTCCGGCGAGCTCTATCACCTCGGCCAGGACATCGGCGAAAGGGAGAACGTGGCCGCCAGCCATCCCGACGAAACGGCCCGCCTGCGGACGCTCGCCGCCCGGATGGAAGGGGACCTCGGACTCGACGGCCGCGGGCCGGGATGCCGCGCGCTCGGGCGACACCCGAACCCGCAGCCGCTTATTCCCGCGGACTGA
- a CDS encoding MmcQ/YjbR family DNA-binding protein — MPPRPTTQLRKICLALPEAEEVEAWGEPTFRIRNKIFAMQASAGNHHGAGRTAVWLKAPPGMQELMIRADPERYFSPPYVGPKGWLGIQLDQDADWDEVARFVRDAYRLIAPKRLAKQLDAEG; from the coding sequence ATGCCCCCCCGTCCCACGACTCAGCTGCGGAAGATCTGCCTTGCCCTGCCGGAAGCGGAGGAGGTCGAGGCCTGGGGAGAGCCGACCTTCCGCATCCGGAACAAGATCTTCGCCATGCAGGCCTCGGCGGGGAACCATCACGGCGCGGGGCGGACGGCGGTGTGGCTCAAGGCCCCGCCGGGGATGCAGGAGCTGATGATCCGGGCCGATCCGGAACGCTATTTCTCGCCCCCTTACGTCGGTCCCAAGGGGTGGCTCGGGATTCAGCTCGACCAGGATGCCGACTGGGACGAAGTCGCCCGGTTCGTGCGGGACGCCTACCGGCTGATCGCTCCCAAGCGGCTGGCAAAGCAGCTCGACGCGGAAGGCTGA
- a CDS encoding ABC transporter ATP-binding protein, whose protein sequence is MIQVENLSKEFFDLVRGSVHALDDVTFKVGPKEIFGLLGPNGAGKTTCLRVLSTVLLPTSGRATIAGYDVATQPELVRANIGFMSGNTGIYDRMTAYEFVKYYGELCGVPDELLRSRMEDLFSTLRMNDFRDVLGSKMSTGMKQKVSIARTLIHDPPVLIFDEPTSGLDVLVARTVLDTVDSLREKGKCIIFSTHIMREVEKLCDRVAIIYKGRILAMGTLPELMERYGRRDIEEVFFGLIDEYDKALAEQAAAHAS, encoded by the coding sequence ATGATTCAGGTCGAGAATCTGAGCAAGGAGTTTTTCGATCTCGTCCGTGGATCGGTCCATGCGCTCGATGACGTGACGTTCAAGGTCGGGCCGAAGGAGATCTTCGGACTGCTGGGGCCGAACGGCGCGGGAAAGACCACCTGCCTGCGGGTCCTCAGCACCGTGCTCCTTCCGACGAGCGGCCGGGCCACGATCGCCGGCTATGACGTGGCGACGCAGCCGGAGCTGGTGCGGGCCAACATCGGGTTCATGTCCGGGAACACCGGGATCTACGACCGGATGACCGCCTACGAATTCGTGAAGTACTACGGCGAACTGTGCGGCGTCCCCGATGAGCTGCTGAGGAGCCGCATGGAAGACCTGTTCTCCACACTCCGGATGAACGACTTCCGGGACGTCCTGGGGTCGAAGATGTCGACCGGGATGAAGCAGAAAGTTTCGATCGCCCGCACGCTGATCCACGACCCGCCGGTCCTGATCTTCGACGAGCCGACCTCCGGCCTCGACGTCCTCGTGGCCCGGACCGTCCTCGATACCGTCGATTCGCTCCGGGAGAAGGGAAAGTGCATCATCTTCTCGACGCACATCATGCGGGAAGTGGAAAAGCTCTGCGACCGGGTGGCCATCATCTACAAGGGGCGGATCCTGGCGATGGGGACGCTGCCGGAGCTCATGGAGCGGTACGGGCGGCGGGACATCGAAGAGGTGTTCTTCGGGCTGATCGACGAATATGACAAGGCCCTCGCCGAACAGGCCGCGGCGCACGCCAGCTGA
- a CDS encoding ABC transporter permease subunit/CPBP intramembrane protease — MTWKNIKLIFLREVRDQLRDRRTLFMVAVLPILLYPALGIGMMQMTLTFTEQPRTVVVLGAEDLPPPPLIDPANPGRFVGRFFVSPDDAAKLDVLTEQNVRGNVESKEQQAAAGMVALAQKNRPQVEELAGTIRARRDRDLELTAVTDRLQALKQTADRTEAQNEAMQAEEARGRELVRQIDADKAREAAMKLAIDQWFSESKIQVLIVVPKGFKEKVQEIDEQLKTRQGNLRDIDQIPRPIVLQNSADEKSQVAYRRVKEAMRDWESEVLQARLSKAGLPSTLSSPVNAVEVDMARPDDMAANLWSKLFPAMLVMMGVTGAFYPAIDLGAGEKERGTIETLLISPATRSEILVGKFLTVLLFSVTTALLNLVSMGMTGKYTMSLFGSSRFGGVGDISLPPATSIAWVVVMSIPLCSLFSALSLAFAMFAKSNKEGQYYLTPLLMVTMGLAVVCLSPSQEISQFNSLIPVVGPSLLLKALLQSSHPSHEMSYYLVSVLLASIGYSAAALMWAVSLFKREEVLFREAERFDLNLWIRHVLRDKEPTPRAAEAVMCYFLMMVLQFASIGLFQEAMGSAMKGPNAAQEMLRLQMMSMAMAVLAPPVVMTLVLTTNFRRTLKLYWPKPIFLLFSVLLPFALIPVANEVLQNLEWFFPKPPSSAFDIIKAMGSSEVPVVLALLAGAVFPAVCEEVAFRGFILTGWQRSYRGWAAITMSSIAFGMIHMIPHQVFNAVFLGFVLGLLAVRSGSLLPGIIFHFLFNATQLLRLRVRPEWFDSGITDWLFTTTVHDGKPMLDFDLPLIAIAGLASVYMVYWLYRMKNERPEAAALAEPSHPETLASVSR, encoded by the coding sequence ATGACCTGGAAGAACATCAAGCTGATCTTTCTGCGGGAAGTCCGGGACCAGCTCCGGGACCGGCGGACCCTGTTCATGGTCGCTGTCCTGCCGATCCTGCTCTATCCGGCGCTCGGCATCGGCATGATGCAGATGACGCTCACCTTCACCGAGCAGCCCCGCACGGTGGTGGTGCTGGGAGCGGAAGACCTGCCCCCTCCGCCGCTGATCGATCCCGCCAATCCGGGACGCTTCGTGGGGCGGTTCTTCGTCTCTCCGGATGATGCCGCCAAGCTGGATGTCCTGACGGAACAGAACGTCCGGGGAAACGTTGAAAGCAAAGAGCAGCAGGCCGCGGCCGGAATGGTCGCGCTCGCGCAGAAGAACCGACCGCAGGTCGAAGAGCTTGCGGGGACGATCCGGGCCCGACGGGACCGCGATCTCGAGCTGACGGCCGTGACCGACCGGTTGCAGGCGCTGAAGCAGACGGCCGATCGGACCGAAGCCCAGAACGAAGCGATGCAGGCGGAAGAGGCCCGGGGCCGGGAGCTGGTCCGGCAGATCGATGCCGACAAGGCCCGCGAAGCCGCAATGAAGCTGGCGATCGACCAGTGGTTCAGCGAGAGCAAAATCCAGGTCCTGATCGTCGTCCCCAAGGGGTTCAAGGAGAAGGTCCAGGAGATCGACGAGCAGCTCAAGACCCGCCAGGGGAACCTGCGGGATATCGACCAGATTCCGCGCCCGATCGTCCTGCAGAACAGCGCCGACGAGAAATCCCAGGTCGCCTATCGCCGCGTGAAAGAGGCGATGCGGGACTGGGAATCCGAAGTTCTTCAGGCCCGGCTCTCCAAGGCGGGGCTCCCCAGCACGCTCTCCTCGCCGGTGAACGCCGTCGAAGTCGACATGGCCCGGCCGGACGACATGGCGGCGAACCTGTGGAGCAAGCTCTTCCCCGCCATGCTGGTCATGATGGGGGTCACGGGGGCCTTCTATCCGGCGATCGACCTCGGAGCGGGGGAAAAGGAGCGGGGGACGATCGAGACTCTGCTTATCTCGCCGGCGACCCGCTCGGAGATCCTGGTCGGAAAATTCCTGACGGTCCTCCTCTTCAGCGTGACGACGGCCCTGCTGAACCTCGTCAGCATGGGGATGACGGGCAAGTACACGATGTCGCTCTTCGGATCGAGCCGCTTCGGCGGGGTGGGCGACATTTCGCTCCCCCCGGCGACGTCGATCGCGTGGGTCGTCGTGATGTCGATCCCCCTCTGCAGCCTGTTCAGCGCCCTGAGCCTGGCGTTCGCCATGTTCGCCAAGAGCAACAAGGAGGGGCAGTATTACCTCACGCCGCTCCTGATGGTGACGATGGGTCTGGCAGTCGTCTGCCTGAGCCCGTCGCAGGAGATCTCGCAGTTCAACAGCCTGATCCCCGTCGTCGGGCCGTCGCTGCTTCTCAAGGCGCTCCTGCAGAGCTCGCATCCGTCGCACGAGATGTCGTACTACCTCGTGTCGGTCCTCTTGGCGAGTATCGGCTACAGCGCGGCGGCGCTGATGTGGGCGGTCTCGCTCTTCAAAAGGGAAGAGGTCCTCTTCCGCGAGGCGGAGCGGTTCGACCTCAACCTGTGGATCCGCCACGTCCTGCGGGATAAGGAGCCGACCCCGCGGGCCGCCGAGGCGGTGATGTGCTACTTCCTGATGATGGTGCTTCAGTTCGCCTCGATCGGGCTGTTTCAGGAGGCGATGGGGAGCGCGATGAAGGGCCCCAACGCCGCCCAAGAGATGCTGCGGCTGCAGATGATGTCGATGGCGATGGCGGTGCTCGCGCCGCCTGTCGTGATGACGCTCGTCCTGACGACGAACTTCCGGCGGACACTCAAGTTGTACTGGCCGAAGCCGATCTTCCTGCTGTTCTCTGTGCTGCTCCCGTTCGCGCTGATCCCGGTCGCCAACGAAGTCCTGCAGAACCTGGAGTGGTTCTTCCCCAAGCCCCCGTCGTCCGCGTTCGACATCATCAAGGCGATGGGGAGTTCCGAAGTGCCCGTCGTGCTGGCTCTGCTGGCGGGGGCGGTCTTTCCGGCGGTCTGTGAGGAGGTGGCGTTCCGCGGGTTCATCCTGACGGGGTGGCAGCGTTCGTATCGCGGCTGGGCGGCGATCACGATGTCGTCCATCGCGTTCGGGATGATCCACATGATTCCTCACCAAGTGTTCAACGCGGTGTTCCTGGGGTTTGTGCTGGGGCTGCTGGCGGTCCGGAGCGGAAGCCTGCTGCCGGGGATCATCTTCCACTTCCTGTTCAACGCGACGCAGCTGTTGCGGCTGCGAGTCCGGCCGGAGTGGTTTGACTCGGGGATTACGGACTGGCTGTTCACGACGACTGTCCATGATGGAAAGCCGATGCTGGACTTCGACCTGCCGTTGATCGCGATTGCGGGGCTGGCTTCGGTTTACATGGTTTACTGGTTGTACCGGATGAAGAATGAGCGGCCCGAGGCGGCGGCGCTGGCCGAGCCGTCGCATCCGGAGACGCTCGCTTCCGTCTCGCGATAA
- a CDS encoding alpha/beta hydrolase yields MTRVFPAFLCAALLLVLCEQGFGQDLIVEKDIEYAKVGDTSLKLNIARPKSEEDKLPCIVWIHGGGWVGGNRESFQQAIEASAHKGYVAATISYRLTDANQKKPATKNPFPAQIHDCKAAVRWLRANAEKYHIDPERMGVAGGSAGGHLSLLVGTTDGDDGLEGDVPATAPSSRVQAVLNLFGPTEMVSQHKDGPIARFMVEGLCGGTPEAVPEQYRLCSPVTFVTKDDPPILTFHGTADDIVPVQQARLLDEKCREVGAPHELRLFEGQTHSFDGAHWKKVIDEAFPFFDSHLKKKAA; encoded by the coding sequence ATGACCCGAGTTTTCCCCGCGTTCCTGTGCGCCGCGCTCCTGCTCGTCCTCTGCGAACAGGGCTTCGGCCAAGACCTCATCGTCGAGAAGGACATCGAATACGCGAAGGTCGGGGACACATCGCTCAAGCTCAACATCGCCCGGCCAAAGTCCGAAGAGGACAAACTCCCCTGCATCGTCTGGATTCACGGCGGCGGTTGGGTCGGCGGGAATCGTGAGTCCTTCCAGCAGGCGATCGAAGCCTCGGCTCACAAGGGATATGTCGCGGCGACAATCAGCTACCGGCTGACCGACGCCAATCAGAAGAAGCCGGCCACCAAAAATCCGTTTCCGGCGCAGATCCACGACTGCAAGGCCGCCGTCCGCTGGCTGCGGGCCAACGCGGAGAAGTACCACATCGACCCTGAGCGGATGGGGGTGGCAGGCGGCTCCGCGGGGGGGCACCTCAGTCTCCTCGTCGGAACGACGGACGGCGACGACGGCCTCGAGGGCGACGTCCCCGCAACCGCGCCTTCGAGCCGGGTCCAGGCGGTCCTGAACCTGTTCGGCCCCACCGAAATGGTCAGCCAGCACAAGGACGGTCCGATCGCCAGGTTCATGGTCGAAGGGCTCTGCGGCGGGACGCCCGAGGCGGTGCCCGAGCAGTATCGCCTCTGCAGCCCCGTGACCTTCGTGACCAAGGACGATCCGCCGATCCTGACCTTCCACGGAACGGCCGATGACATCGTTCCCGTCCAGCAGGCCAGGCTGCTGGACGAGAAATGCCGGGAAGTCGGGGCTCCGCACGAGCTGCGGCTTTTCGAGGGACAGACGCACAGCTTCGACGGCGCCCATTGGAAGAAGGTCATCGACGAGGCGTTCCCGTTCTTCGACAGCCATCTCAAGAAAAAGGCCGCCTGA
- a CDS encoding ArnT family glycosyltransferase: protein MSEPPTSSPSAVPPGPPGRDPRPPQPQSAPVPSAGASATPGGAGPASPFRRRLPAILIAIQLVAGLLTAAAKCTTFDECWHLPVGLLNLREHRFDYDILNPPLARMWCAIPLYVSGVQAKAVSAQEGVGTLFQQDHVQNYRWLYFWGRLPNVVLACLLSWLLYRYALHFLGSPGAEWTLLLCVTCPNLLAHASVVTTDVPAAVTMTAATLWLSRWVEMPDNRGALLWGLALGAGWASKYTALMLLPFPVVAAVLIVGMRRASVLAAGRQLVLGIVTALAVLNVCYLFQGTGRSLRSYTLESKSMIRLQQRTGFLASLPLPVPRDFVQGLDMQQRMLEHEHPVFLNGEWTTHGSRDYFLYALLYKLPHLLQIAFVGGFVAAVSRGGAQRWQVLWLLAPGLLLLVIASLTPMQLGIRYVLPSLPMMYLFGGYGISVILNSLPKARPVFVPLVAVVALASLRYHPDHLPYFNELAGGPLGGRSYLADSNLDWGQDLYGLRDWMKSANVPSVYLAYFGTVSPTLAGVRFAPPPDRFRPGVYAISANLVLGRPSVIPLPDGSTRSVDAGALMPFQVLNPIERAGYSIDIYRVTEADLPALEEARRFIERAR, encoded by the coding sequence ATGTCCGAGCCCCCGACCTCGTCGCCATCGGCCGTCCCTCCCGGGCCGCCGGGCCGCGATCCGCGTCCGCCCCAGCCGCAATCCGCTCCGGTCCCTTCGGCGGGAGCCTCCGCCACCCCGGGGGGGGCCGGACCGGCCTCGCCGTTTCGTCGTCGGTTGCCCGCAATCCTGATTGCGATTCAGCTCGTCGCCGGACTGCTGACCGCGGCCGCGAAGTGCACCACCTTCGATGAGTGCTGGCACCTGCCGGTCGGGCTGCTCAACCTCCGCGAACATCGGTTCGACTATGACATTCTGAACCCGCCGCTGGCGCGGATGTGGTGTGCGATTCCGCTGTACGTTTCGGGCGTTCAAGCGAAGGCGGTCTCGGCCCAGGAGGGTGTCGGAACGCTGTTTCAGCAGGACCACGTTCAAAACTATCGCTGGCTCTATTTCTGGGGCCGGTTGCCCAACGTGGTTCTGGCCTGCCTGCTCTCCTGGCTGCTCTACCGATACGCGCTGCACTTCCTGGGCAGCCCGGGGGCGGAGTGGACGCTGCTGCTGTGCGTGACGTGCCCCAATCTCCTGGCGCATGCCAGCGTCGTGACGACCGACGTGCCGGCCGCGGTCACGATGACGGCGGCGACGCTGTGGCTCTCCCGCTGGGTCGAAATGCCCGACAACCGCGGAGCCCTGCTGTGGGGGCTCGCGCTCGGGGCCGGGTGGGCCTCCAAGTACACGGCCCTGATGCTGCTGCCGTTTCCGGTGGTGGCGGCGGTCCTGATCGTGGGGATGCGGCGGGCGAGCGTTCTGGCCGCCGGTCGGCAACTGGTGCTGGGGATCGTGACCGCGCTTGCCGTGCTCAACGTCTGCTACCTGTTCCAGGGGACGGGGCGGTCGCTGCGGAGCTACACGCTTGAGAGCAAGTCGATGATCCGTCTGCAGCAGCGGACCGGCTTTCTGGCGAGCCTTCCTCTTCCGGTGCCGCGGGACTTCGTGCAGGGGCTCGACATGCAGCAGCGGATGCTCGAACACGAGCACCCGGTCTTCCTGAACGGCGAGTGGACGACCCACGGAAGCCGGGACTATTTCCTCTATGCCCTCCTCTACAAGCTGCCACACCTGCTGCAGATCGCGTTTGTGGGGGGCTTTGTGGCGGCCGTGTCGCGCGGCGGGGCGCAGCGGTGGCAGGTGCTGTGGCTTCTGGCGCCGGGACTGCTGCTCTTGGTCATCGCCTCACTGACGCCGATGCAGCTCGGGATCCGGTACGTGCTGCCGAGTCTCCCGATGATGTACCTATTCGGCGGGTATGGAATCTCCGTGATTCTGAACTCGCTGCCGAAGGCGCGGCCCGTCTTCGTTCCTCTTGTGGCCGTGGTCGCGCTGGCGTCGTTGCGGTATCACCCGGACCATCTGCCGTACTTCAACGAACTGGCGGGGGGGCCGCTCGGCGGGCGGAGCTATCTGGCTGATTCGAACCTGGACTGGGGACAGGACCTGTACGGCCTGCGGGACTGGATGAAGTCCGCCAATGTGCCGTCCGTCTATCTGGCCTACTTCGGGACGGTCTCGCCCACGCTTGCGGGGGTTCGCTTCGCTCCTCCGCCGGACCGGTTTCGGCCGGGGGTGTATGCGATCAGTGCGAACCTGGTGCTGGGGCGGCCCTCGGTGATTCCGCTGCCGGATGGATCGACCCGTTCCGTCGATGCGGGGGCGCTGATGCCGTTTCAGGTGCTTAATCCGATCGAACGGGCCGGGTACTCGATCGACATCTACCGCGTGACCGAGGCGGACTTGCCGGCGCTGGAAGAGGCGCGGCGGTTCATTGAGCGCGCCCGGTAA
- a CDS encoding IS4 family transposase, translating to MAWKPQRRSYRHEFIEAIATVFPPQWFSRFSSHGNAGWTPLKIFWVSTIMSWQPQVTLREQFDAACDILREVFPAWTIGDSLSGFLAARVRGLPRMRDPILLRLRQFVAEHLDDWRVRGWAVFGVDGSRFEAPRTTPNEQALGCAGKEGTTPQVFQTTLLHIGTGLPWDFRLGPGTQSERRQLDDMRDNLPPRSLLTADAGFISFELCRWLTRNRHDFVLRVGGNIRLLTGLDGPDLAWAVETEGQTVSLWPTRCRDQPPVVLRLIVVRDDQKRPVSLVTNIHDERALSDEDAAEIYRLRWGLELHYRSLKQTLCHQTLRSRTPEGALAEQTWHVLASWLLQLLTARELIASGSHPANWSAAKARDAVRRLLRRVVHGRPVRRMPSLRDQLCQAVVDRDGRVGPKQIRRWPRPKQDRPPGPPKIQPATREDLQQLQRLRTTLQARS from the coding sequence ATGGCTTGGAAGCCACAGCGGCGATCGTATCGTCACGAATTCATTGAGGCGATCGCCACGGTCTTTCCCCCACAGTGGTTCAGCCGGTTCTCTTCGCACGGCAACGCCGGCTGGACCCCGCTGAAGATCTTCTGGGTCTCCACCATCATGAGCTGGCAGCCCCAGGTGACCCTCCGCGAGCAGTTCGATGCCGCCTGCGACATCCTCCGCGAAGTCTTTCCCGCCTGGACCATCGGCGACTCGCTCTCCGGGTTCCTGGCCGCCCGCGTTCGGGGTCTCCCCCGGATGCGCGATCCGATCCTCCTGCGCCTGCGACAGTTCGTCGCCGAGCATCTGGACGACTGGCGAGTCCGGGGATGGGCGGTCTTCGGCGTCGATGGCTCCCGCTTCGAAGCCCCTCGCACGACGCCCAACGAACAGGCCTTGGGCTGCGCCGGCAAGGAGGGGACCACACCGCAGGTCTTCCAGACGACACTCCTGCACATCGGAACCGGCTTGCCATGGGACTTCCGTCTGGGGCCGGGGACACAGAGCGAGCGGCGACAGCTGGACGACATGCGGGACAACCTGCCGCCCCGCTCCCTGCTGACCGCCGACGCCGGCTTCATCAGTTTTGAGCTGTGCCGCTGGCTCACCCGGAACCGGCACGACTTCGTCCTGCGGGTGGGGGGAAACATCCGACTCCTGACCGGTCTGGACGGTCCTGACTTGGCTTGGGCGGTCGAGACCGAAGGCCAGACGGTCTCGCTGTGGCCCACCCGCTGCCGCGACCAGCCGCCCGTCGTGTTGCGACTGATCGTCGTTCGCGACGATCAGAAACGACCGGTCTCGCTGGTCACGAACATCCACGACGAGAGGGCGCTGTCCGACGAGGACGCCGCCGAGATCTACCGGCTCCGCTGGGGCCTGGAGCTGCACTATCGCTCGCTCAAGCAGACGCTCTGCCATCAGACGCTGCGGAGCCGCACGCCGGAGGGCGCGCTGGCGGAGCAGACCTGGCATGTCCTGGCGAGTTGGCTACTGCAACTGCTGACGGCTCGGGAACTGATCGCCTCGGGATCGCATCCGGCGAACTGGTCTGCCGCCAAAGCTCGGGACGCCGTCCGCCGTCTGCTTCGTCGAGTCGTCCACGGCCGCCCCGTCCGCCGCATGCCGTCCTTGCGGGACCAGCTTTGTCAGGCCGTGGTGGACAGGGACGGTCGAGTCGGCCCGAAACAGATCCGCCGGTGGCCGAGACCGAAGCAGGACAGGCCGCCCGGCCCCCCGAAAATCCAACCGGCCACCCGAGAAGATCTCCAACAACTCCAACGACTTCGGACCACGTTACAAGCCCGATCATGA